A genome region from Gigantopelta aegis isolate Gae_Host chromosome 3, Gae_host_genome, whole genome shotgun sequence includes the following:
- the LOC121368025 gene encoding uncharacterized protein LOC121368025 produces the protein MDFDEIRTFLHTKQYPDWCTGDRGKKANFRQKAGNYKIVNSELFYLHKTTRNDSKQVRDLRVVLDEKERQKIVTMCHEGCNTSTEAQTIGGHIGRDKTLIKILERFWWPGVKNDVKTHVSSCDRCQRASTRFQKTAPHMTSVPIPGMPWKQVGLTSALYKRHPTATTVWWSWSITSLSGLKRNLCRTKRRRALQSSSIRLHVDMVYPESRLMTKAESSSTRSQKNCVH, from the exons ATGGATTTCGACGAAATACGGACGTTCTTACACACCAAACAGTACCCAGATTGGTGCACTGGAGATCGGGGTAAAAAGGCGAACTTCCGACAGAAGGCTGGAAACTACAAGATTGTAAATTCGGAGCTATTCTACCTGCATAAGACAACGAGGAATGACTCCAAACAAG TTCGCGACTTACGAGTTGTGCTAGACGAGAAGGAACGGCAAAAAATAGTGACGATGTGCCACGAAGGGTGTAACACTTCAACTGAAGCACAGACTATTGGCGGACACATCGGAAGAGATAAGACTCTCATCAAAATATTGGAGAG GTTTTGGTGGCCTGGTGTCAAGAATGATGTTAAGACCCACGTGTCGAGTTGCGATAGATGCCAGCGGGCGAGTACTAGATTCCAGAAGACAGCACCACACATGACTTCAGTTCCGATTCCGGGAATGCCATGGAAGCAAGTTGGATTGACATCTGCTCTCTACAAACGACACCCGACGGCTACAACTGTATGGTGGTCATGGTCGATTACTTCACTAAGTGGATTGAAGCGAAACCTCTGCAGAACAAAACGGCGAAGAGCGTTGCAGTCTTCATCTATCAGACTACATGTCGACATGGTGTACCCAGAGTCCAGATTAATGACCAAGGCAGAGAGTTCGTCAACAAGGTCTCAGAAGAACTGCGTGCACTAA